The stretch of DNA CAAACAGTTTCCTCTGGAAGGTTTTACCACACAAAGCATTTTCACAGTTGTTACCTGTGAGGTCAAGTCCACCATTTAACATGTCAGCCTAAATCATGACAAAACCCCTCAGTACAAAAGGTACAATAAGCTGACATCTACAAGATAATAGCACAATAAAGTCAATGTCTCCAGGAGGACCAGTTCCTCTTTATAGTTCATTCATATCTATTCTTAACAATGACGGGATACAATAAGTAATAAAACCACTTTCATATTGTTCTCTTTTCTGGGGAAACTGGggaaaattggatttttttttttaatcacatgtTGATCGTTCTCACCATCTCATCGCCCACCTCTTGCTGGaaacaatatacacacacacacacacacacacacacatacaaacatttgcTTAGGTCCCtctggggacattacatagacttacattagTTTCCCAGAGACCCCAACCattgtatgtgatgtgctattgtgtgtagctttgtattttgtataatgtgttctgtgtgttttttgcttcgtactgtttgttgttgtgctgttgtatgttttgatagTGGGGGAGTgaagatgtaaattagctttcagctaactctggtgcagtgcatcatttatgttaaaaactgtgcACTGCcccgataaataaatacaatacataaccactgacccaaaaatcagacATTTAGCACCTGGGGATTGCGgatttagtctgaaatttgtctgtgaaagtagcctatgacacattctcacacacacacagcagattgtttcattttgtcacCTGTCAATGGTGTTATATCCCTTTGTGCTTACTTCAGCATTGTGGTTATCCACCAGAagctgtcataaattgacttcttgttcagttttaagttacatttttaagatTCATTGTTTAGATCTTgatcatttttaactatatattttgaccagatgaagaattttagtcattggacatCTAGATCAGACATACTGGTCTGTGCTCTAGTTCACTGACAGTCACATGTTTGCATGATTCTTTTAAATGTGTGGATATGTGAGATACATATGAAATACTGGCATGCATGCTGCTGTGTATAAATCACTAATgtacagctacagtatatataatcTGCCAAGCTATAATGGTTCCCAGTACACTTACTACGCATCTTAGTCATTTCCTACCTAGCTAAAGAGCAGGTTTATTGATTCTATCACCAGGAAGCAAAGAGATAACAAATAGTCTTTATGTCTCTTGAGCAGAGTCAGATTAAATCACAGGTGGAATATGTTCGAccccaaataaaaaaatacattttattctttaacTATGTCACTATGAGGTATGAAGACAGACAtagaaaagaaatcaaatttaaaaattgttttattgtaaagaaCCATATATAAGGCTGTTACACAACCTAGATGATATTATATTGATCCAACAGACCATCTACTTTAGataattttattatataaaactAATGTTGTCTGACTTTTGCTGAAAAGTAATTCGTGTTAATGGTGGCTTTCAGTGGTGCATTTTCGATAGACATACTGTAGATTATGAAAGATTGATGAAAAGGCAGAGCAGGGATGATAACAATATTgatttgaaatgcattttagaCTTCAGGACTCACTCACCTGCAATATGGTGGCTGAACtctcaaaataatgttttttttctcatgtcatTAGTCAGTTGTGGATGAATATAActttaattataaaaaaaatgcctaaaaaaataaattgcttAAACTTTCAACACATTCTAGGTTAAGTTTTGGTGTATCTCTACAATTTTGAACTTAGATATACATTCCAGACAGTAggtatttggacagttacacacTTTTTGTTCTTCGGGCTTtgtgcttcagcacattcagtttgaaataaaataatggatactACATTTAAATGCCATGTCTCAGCTTAAGACTGAGTAGATTTACGTCAACGCTGAAAGAACTGTGCTGGAGATACAGCCCTTTTAACACATAGTGCCCACAGTTTGTctaactgtccaaatacttaaCAGTCTGGACTGTAGTTTGTCTCATGGTTACACTGAACCACTGAGACCCAAATATTagattctctctctctagaTAGATATTAGATTCTCAGGCTGAAATAAATAGattgttttttctgctgctgcagagtcTTCCCTGGAGTAAAAGTGAAGATGTAGGTCTGCTACCATATTTAGATACATTAGCTGAACTGGAGTTGCTTGATTATTTCATGATTGCTAGAactatgaaaaatatttttaaaatgatttcccctttatatatttatatttgtattaataCATTGGATTACAGGACAGAAGGAGTTGGAGGGGGGAGGGCAACTGAGTGAAAGATCAATAAATATAATGCATATAGCTCAGTGATATTAAGGGCTCAATATGAACTTTGTCCTGTTCTCCACAGACTGCAGACTCCTCTCTAGTTAACGACGATATAATAGTCATCCATTCAGCAGTAAGACAGGCAATGACCAATGACTGCTGGACATCAATACAACAAGCTCTGAGCACTGTAGTCCTAATGGGTCTGAGAGTGAAAAGCATTGCTCGACCTCGTGATAGATGGGCTATTGCTGTACACTCGCATTAACTGTCTGGAAGGCCAATGCAATTGCACTCTCTCTCAacaaaaaggaaaggaaacGGCTTTGCTTGCTACTTAATGCAGTTGAGGATGAGACTGACAGCTTATCAGGGCCAAAATAAAGTCTCAACATAAGGTCACGATAGTGTAATAGTAAATACAAGGAACAGTTTTAAGCTTTTCTAAGAACAGTAGTCTCATAATCTGACAGGGACATACTGAACTTCACTTTTGGCCAGAAGATGTAACCACTAAGTTCTTCTAAAAGCTATAACTGTAGCCTAACATACTTAGAAACCTTTCAGGTGTTGTTGTAGATCACTGTGTCATAAAGTCTTTACTGAGATCGACCAGGTCTCTACAGGTTCCCAACAAACAATGGTTGGGTGGGTGATGTTGTGTTCCTGGACAAAAGTGATCCCGGTTGCATGGCAAAAACCACTGCTGAAAGCTCTACTATAAGTGGCCGAGACAAACTCCACTCAAGCCTCCTTCTGactaaattattaaattataattgGTGATAAGTCAAAACATGATCAAATGTCCTACACCATTTGCACGGAACTTGCACAATTTGTACGGAACCACATCAGAATTTTCAAAAGtgactaaacaaacacaaataatcacCTAGGACACAGAAAAAGCGTAGAGAACTTGAGGCCAAAGGAGAAGCTGTGGTTTCATGTACCCAGCAGACATCCCTaaattttaatctcaatgaTAAGAAAAGCAGAATTTCAAAGGTTCCGCGAAAAGTGTTGTAAGTGATGATCAGAGTGCAAAGtcataaaacatcagcatgaagCTTGTAGATGTCCTGGTGGAAGAATATATATGGATGTAAGAATgtaagaagaggaggatgtaTTGATATAAAAAGGAAAGCCAAGAGAGACTCATGGTCTCTCTTTTTGGGCTTCCTTTTTGGGTCATCATCTGAGGCCCTTTTGTCAGTTTGCCTTTTTTGTATCTCTAACTATTTACtcaagtttttgtattttactttttgcattttgcattactcatttttgtaaaaaccaaataaaactggcTTGTATTTTTTTGCACTCCAACCAAAGTTCCTGACTAGCGCTCATCTCTGAGGTCTTATAATCTCTTTCCAGGTAAGAGGGCGCACCCCTGGGATATGgctgacatgagatttaaattttatttaaattgtaaatttataatgaaattttCTAAGGATAAACTTGCTGCACATATGATAGAGGTATAATATCAGTACAGAATCAGGTTGAAAGGTTTAATATAGGTCTTGGCTGAACTTTTAGGGCCAGGGCATCGAAGCCGCCTTATAAAACCGGGCAAGTGCCCTCAACTGTCGGAGTGGGCCTCCTCCAGTGACGGCCTGTTAGAAGGCCATCTGGAGAACTTTCAAACCTCTAACACCTATTTGCACCAGTACACTTCGTTGCGACCCATGCTGTCATGCATTCCTGACTACATAGGCCCGTTTAGAATGGTTCAACgacagctggtgattatagaaGCCAGGCTGAACTCTGGTTCCCTAAGCAAGACTAGGATGGTCTCACATGTAGATTTTGGGAACCCATTCGATACCTTGGTCAGAGGTAGACAGCCGTCTGCCAGTGCCTTATCCACGTCGGCAGGGGGTATCGGTTATCTGAAGGCAGAAACCATAAATTGAAATCATGAAAATCAACTCAAGTTTCTTTTAAACAGATGTGTACAGTATTATGTAGACATGCTTTGAGGTtgtagcattagcattagcctgcTGCAACATCTTAATGGAAACTGGAGCGAAGTTCATCAGATGGAATTAAAAGAGTTAAGATTATCTACAGGAAGTTGTACTTTAGATGATTAtcctttcctgttttgtttatcTTCATAAAATACTGTTGCACGGCAGTATTGACTCAGCGCGATTCAGTAAAAATTATGCATGTCTTGTATTGACTAAATTActtaatgtgtttgctgtgtgtttgattataaataatttattatcaaGATTATCTTGAAAGTGGCACATTTTTAAAAGGTACAACAGTCAGTTGGACCATTTTAGAAAGTATAGTATCTTAAATTGTAAATCTAGACAtacatatttatgtatgtacAATTTATATTAAAAGCTAAAGAATGTACACTGTATAAACCTGAGCAGAATAGCTAAATAATTCTGCTGTTCCCTGCAAATGAACCAAcatcaaaaacactgaaaacaccacaaacaaaagcaggttggttgtttaaagtttaagacaGCTCACTGGacattattttatgttaaattcATTGCATGttcttatatgttttgtttgtaaattgTTGTGAAAGAACCAAAAAATCCTGCACATCACTTGATGATGATCACTTGGATTCACTTTATTTACAATGTTTTGATCTGTTTTTTGGTTCTTTCATATTCTTCATACCATCACTACTAACAAACACAATGCAACTCTCTCTCACTGAACTTTTAGTGACAGGTAATAATCCATCTACTAATTTATAGATCAGAGACTATTTCACCATTAGACCATTTGAACACTTATTTCTAGAAAAGGGATGTGCACAGTCTGGACTAAGATCCATGTATTAACAACTTATTAACACTTACCTTTACAAACACTTGCCTATTTATGACTTATTAATGACTTACTAACCTTTATAACTGCAATATTAccaaacagaaaggaaaaatatCCACAAATTGAATTTTTCACAATCTACCGACCCTAAATTTGTTCTTTTAAATGGCCTATAACTGATCTGCAAGGCGTTAGTTAGTCATTCATTAGGCATTACTAAAGCCATTAGTTACGATGAATAAGCCCTTTATAAAGGGTGCCTAATTAGAAAGTGGTACCACAAAAACGTATACTATCAGAATATTTTCATAGATGCTATAATCACTAAGAAAACAAGAgctttaaatgttcaatttttgGGTGGGGTTGAATTTGACAGGACTATATGACGCTGTATTTCTGGTATTCTTGTtcaatatgtactgtatgtggggGTGGGCAAAACATTATGAGTGCTCACGTGCAGTAGAGCAGGCACCAACCTTGACTGGGAACCATGCAATTATCACAGAAGCCCTTAAAACTAGCCTACTACAGAAAAACTGTGgcttctgggtttttttttttttttttacatgttcagTATTAAGTGATTTCAGTCCATTAATTTCATGCTTATATGGTAATGTCAGCCAGTTTGACACTGAAAAGCCACTGTAGTATTATTGAAGTCAGACCCATTGGCAGAATCTCAATAAAAACCATGCGATTAATCTCTCAGctggaaacaaatgaaaatggaaaattaaaagTACTGCACTTAATGGTGATAGAACTAAAGGTAAGGGCACTAAatatcactgcagcagaggGAAATGACAGAACTAAAGACCTATTTCAGTTTGTGTGGCCTTCTAAAGTTGGCAGATCCTAGACTAAACTGTGCCACAGCTGAAATTATGCCCCAGAAACGCCGCTCAGGCCTTGTTCTGTTAGGTTTCATGCAAGAGACCGCCGAGCCTAGAAATACTGCTGCCACAAAGCCACAAGGCAGGAGGGGACTGTCCGCCTCAGATTTGTAGCCCAGACTCATGGGGTGTGTTTTTGCCTCAAAATGGCGGGGGTGAAATTAAAGGCAGGGTTTTCATGTAATTGCACATGGATGTGCCCACTGCCCACGGCTCTGACCCCAGCTCTTGCACTCTAATGAAGGGTTGAGAGCCTGAACAAGGCAAACCCCGGCAGGGTAATGGCTACAATGATGCTGGCCAAATAGATTTTGTAATGTTCTTATAGTACTAAACTAAGCGGCTCTTATCTTTATTCTATCCGGCCTTTCTCATTTAACCATTAGTTCTCTGCTTTGAACGAGAGGCTGTTATGCTTTATACATGTAGGCGTTTTTTTTAAGTGCGCGCTGCTTTTATATTGCATTATGATTAATAATGAATATCTTTATATGTTAATGCCCTGAGTCAAGGGTTGTTAAATGCTCTATATCTATATCGACAGACAGCAAGCAGATCCTGTATTAAGCATCTTTGAGAGAAAATATACACAGTATTAATATAGACTGTGTCATAAATATATTATCTTCAATTtctactgtattattttatttttcactgtcaacctcaaacaaacatcaaaatgtcaagttccaagtttgctcagttgttgcactgaagtacaattttaatgtttgcttgagtatttccattttttgctGCTTCATACttctactccaccacatttcacagacaatttatactttatactccttatttgacagctgtaaaTCTTGGTTACATTGCAGATCATCctataaaatgtgatgcattgTTATAAATTAGACTATCCAACTGTATATAAAGGATGGCTGCAACAATCAACTGCTGCTTACATACATGGcttaataaaacagattctgagaCTATTAGTTAAACgatgtaatatacagtataacaatgTACCATATAAAGGGGACATTCTGCTGCATGTTaagaacttttacttttgattctTAGTACATGTTGTTTATAATAGCCTGcttctgtattttatttcagttcaaaTTTGATTGCACGGCTATAACCAGTAATTTCTCAGTTCTACAGTGTGATATTTCTACTTTGCCTTAAATGAAGGATGTGAAgtcttcttccaccactgacagtgacacacagaaactgtatactgtataaagtCTGGGGCCGGCAGTAGCTGAGCAGTGGAAACTTTCCCTGAGGGATGGTTTTACCAGCTGTGAGGCCAGCTACTGTGAGGGAAGGAAGGCTATATTGCGCAGTACTTTCAAATGAGGGGTTGCAGCTTGTAGGTTTATACTTAAATAATATAGCATTATAATAGCAGGAAATCACACATATGCTGCATTGATGATTTAAGCGAGACATGCAGCTCCTGAAGGTGGAAAAATGTCAGCTGCTGGAGAACTTTAATTATTGTCCTGCTGACAAAGATGACAGGAAAAGTCGGCCTGGCTGAAACCAAAGAAGTGGTTGCCTACAAAGTAACAGTTTAGTGAGGGTGGTCCTGCAAAAGTGAAAACCCTCCACCCATGCTCTTCTTCAGTAGTCTATGAATACACATAGACATAGACTCACTCTAACCACATATTATGGGTTTGTACTTGCTGATGGTTTCATATTTGGCCCAAAGTTTATGTAAATGCAGATGCTAGCCCCACATCACTGTAGTTTGCTGAAAAACCCAAGGTTTTTCCAACCATGTTCCCGGTCTGTTAATCCAGCTGCCTTTACGTAGACCCACTCTGTGATTGGTCCCAGATTTGCTGTGGGTCCAGAGTAACTATTTGGCTTTTTCCCTGAGATTTTCCCATTGCTGCTGGCACAGTGCGACCTGCAGGAAATGACTGAGAATTGTGACTCTAACAATGCTAATGGACCAATGCCAGACCACAGCTGTTTATTCAACCACACACAACATTCTTCTGGGTTAATAACCACAGACATGGGAAGATATCTACTATTTAATGATTTGGTCTGacacacagtacagtatgtgcttcGTTTGGGGAAAATGTGTTGCACTCTATGAAGTAAAGCAATAGGATTCTTAGCCTTTTAGTCATATTCTAGTGCACGATGACTCAGTTATTCTTGGTGCAAGTTCTGGATTTTGTTTGAAgataaagtttattttcttaGTCACATTTCGGTCATTTTATGTTTAGTTTCAGTCAGGGAAGTCTTAAAATCTCAGCAGTGTAGTTTCCACTTTGTCATATCTATTTTAGAGAGTCAGCATCTGTCCTTCTGCCTTCCAGACTCTCTCTGAGCCCCACTCCTTGCTGCCAGCCCTGCCCATCCTTCCTGGATATGAGGTCATGACAGACGGACCAGAACAAAGGATGGACTGCAGTCATCTTAACTTAAACTCTGACAGCATATCTTATGCACGCtcgttttctctttcttgctcttgTCCACATGTCAAGTAGAATCACAGCAGGGAAAATGTCAAATCAGCCGCAGCAACACTGCTGGTAGACTAAAAGCTTTTGTTAATATACTTATGATGTGTTGGTAAATCTGCAGAGACAAGGCTTAGTTGCTTGGTACTCGTATTACATTTTcttgaactttggacagaatATCACTGGATAGTTAGAGGTTTCAGAGAGTATGGTTttagttttctatttttttcacgtcctattctgatttttttttcttttatcgtttcttattcatgttttttttttatgtataagTAAATCTGCAGAGTCAAAGCTGGCTGCGTAGTATTCATATTACATTTGCTTCAGCTTTGGACTAGGGgtgcaactaacgattattttcattatcaatacaTCTGCCGTTTATTTGCTCGATTAATacattagttgtttggtccataaaatgtcaacaaatggTGAGAAATGCCGATCACTGTTTTCCAGAGCCCGAGGTGATGTcgtcaaatgtcttgttttatccacaactcaaagatattcacttcACTGTGATGGAAGACTGAACGAACTGAAATCAGCTGAAATTAGAGAGTTTGGACAAAAATAGTTAATTTAATAGTTAGTTTACTCTACTTTGGACAGAATATTACTGAGAGGTATTAGAGAGTATTGTTCTAGTATTACTCCAGTTCCCattctcatttctttattttattatttatggaCAGCTACTTCATTTAGTCACTTATCACTTTTGTCACTAGCTAACTGGTTAACTAGCTAGCTAAACTAGCTAGCTAATTTTACAGTTAGTTAAAATTATTTCCACTCACAATCCCTTTAAGGAACCGAAATCACTTCAATGAACTATTTTCTGACTCATGTAACTTTTAGCAGATAAATGACATAATTGGAGGAAACACAGCAGGCTAACTTCcgaaaaaaaaattgttagaACCATATGTAACCATATGTGGTACAAAAACTGTGATAATGAGTCACTGCAGCCTATCTTGCAGGCATGATGAGTTTCCACATACCTCCTGGTTTTTGATAGGCTTCATGAATTGAGCTGACCCGCCAAGCAGCCTCTCTCTGCCCGGggctgagggagggagggaggggtctGACTTCCAGCCAACCGTCCACAGCTCCGGAGTTTAGAGATCAGTAAAAGATGATGAGCTGCTCTCCTCCGGCGAGCGACAAGGAATTAAAGTTCATTATCACACAAGAATACGGAGAAACGACTAACTCAGCAATGCAATGTGTGTCTTTGAGTGTGAGTTTAACTTTCAACTAAAACCGAACTGCGAGCATCCCACGGTGAGTTGTGTTCAGGCTGTcatttgggggaaaaaactgAGCTGCTTGAGTCGGCAAAAATAGGCTAATTACAAATGTGCTGTCTAATTTCTTGTAAGTGAAATCGATCATTTATAGCTAACAATATGTTACTGTGATTCAAAATGTCTAGTCGTGTATGAAAAGTAGAGGTTAAGATTAAGTTGCAATTTAAAAGGAGCCTTCTTGGTAGTTTGCCTTTTAGGCAATAGTCCAAGATTCctgtgtaaacaaacagcatcatGGTCTATTTTATGGTGTTTTAAATGATGGTGTAGGCTACATGTTATcttctatatatatttttttaaagttttggtaTTTTGCCAAACAATTAGGCAATGTGTTTCCAGTGGAATTAGAGCAACTagattattcattttaaaaccatCAGACAAACTGAATTTCTGCATAAGGTCAACATAATGAGCAATAAATTGGCTGCTTTCTTTAATAATAACTTATGTTCCTCACatcttccactgcagctgaacacggTGGAACTGCTGACACTGGACTCCTTGCTCACTTCTGACATCCAGTGTCAGCATCCGGTGCTTTGAAGATGATCAACTCTCAGATACGCCTCCACTACAACTACACAGGTAAGCTGGACCACCGGCCCAGCACGGACACAAGCGCTGGCACTGTGGACACCAAAACCATTGTGTTCCTCATCATATGTAGCTTCATCGTTTTGGAGAACCTCACCGTGCTGGTAGCCATATGGAGAAACCACAGGTTCCACAACCGCATGTACTTCTTCATCGCTAATCTGGCGCTGTGCGACCTGCTCGCTGGAGTAGCTTACCTGGtcaacctgctgctgtcaggagaGAAGACCCTGCAGCTGTCACCTCCTCTCTGGTTTGTCAGAGAGGGCAGCATGTTTGTAGCACTCGGTGCCTCCATTTTCAGTCTCCTGGCCATTGCAATAGAACGACACCTGACTATGATCAAAATGAGGCCTTATGATGCCAACAAGAATTACAGAGTGTTTCTGCTCATAGGGACCTGCTGGCTGATAGCTATATCTCTTGGAGCTTTGCCTATTCTTGGCTGGAACTGCCTGGACAACCTCCCTGATTGCTCCACCGTCCTCCCCCTCTATACCAAGAAATATGTAGCTTTCTGTatcattgttttcataattttgcTCTCAGCCGTGTCAATCCTTTACGCCCGCATCTACATCCTGGTGAAGTCCAGCAGCCAAAAGGTCAGCAAGCACAGCAACTCAGAGCATGCAATGTCCCTGCTGCGCACTGTCATCATTGTAGTTGGGGTTTTTATTGCCTGCTGGACGCCCATCTTTATCCTGCTCCTGGTAGATGTGGCATGTGAGCACGGCGAGCGCTGCCCTATCCTCTACCAGGCTGACTGGTTCATTGCAGTGGCTGTGCTCAACTCGGCCATGAATCCGGTCATTTACACTCTGGCCAGCCGTGAGATGAGACGGGCCTTCCTGGGTCTGGTGTGTGGTATTTGCTTCAGAGGGAAGGCTTCTGTCAATGGCAGCGGGAACAAGCAGTCTCTGGAGCCCAGCCGCAGCAGGAGCAAGTCGTGGAGCAGCCAGAACAATCCCAACCAGAACCAACAAAGCTCCAGGCAGGTGGAGATGGAGAAGGGGCAGGAAACGGACACGAATCATGGAGAGGTCTCAGTGGTGGCAGGAACCAGCAGAGGTGCTGCTGAGATCGTCCAGGACAGtgagagaaaagactgaaatgGGGGACAAAGATACCTGCAGTAGGAAGGTTATGTGCTCATGGGCAGTTCTCACAGTGGACAGAATTGATGACAAAAAGAAATTTGAGTTGTGATTAATATAGAATGAATAATTTCTTGAATGAGATGTTGACTAAAGGCCTACACTGCAAGGAAATGGTTTCTCCTTTGTGCTTGATATTGATATGTCTGCATCATCCATGATTGGGAAGCTCGTTAAAAGTCTACACTTGGCATTACACTGAGTAATGTATGAGGCCAATATGTTCAATGACTGAATATCACCTTTTTGTCAATTAGCTCATATTTACCAATGAATGGTGGTCTCAGCCTTGACAGAAAAATCATTTACCTCC from Thunnus albacares chromosome 18, fThuAlb1.1, whole genome shotgun sequence encodes:
- the LOC122968641 gene encoding sphingosine 1-phosphate receptor 3 — encoded protein: MINSQIRLHYNYTGKLDHRPSTDTSAGTVDTKTIVFLIICSFIVLENLTVLVAIWRNHRFHNRMYFFIANLALCDLLAGVAYLVNLLLSGEKTLQLSPPLWFVREGSMFVALGASIFSLLAIAIERHLTMIKMRPYDANKNYRVFLLIGTCWLIAISLGALPILGWNCLDNLPDCSTVLPLYTKKYVAFCIIVFIILLSAVSILYARIYILVKSSSQKVSKHSNSEHAMSLLRTVIIVVGVFIACWTPIFILLLVDVACEHGERCPILYQADWFIAVAVLNSAMNPVIYTLASREMRRAFLGLVCGICFRGKASVNGSGNKQSLEPSRSRSKSWSSQNNPNQNQQSSRQVEMEKGQETDTNHGEVSVVAGTSRGAAEIVQDSERKD